A DNA window from Doryrhamphus excisus isolate RoL2022-K1 chromosome 2, RoL_Dexc_1.0, whole genome shotgun sequence contains the following coding sequences:
- the add1 gene encoding alpha-adducin isoform X3, with translation MNGDSGAGVVTAHPLASAPHKERYFDRVDESSPEYQRERNMAPDLRQDFNMMEQKKRVSVILQSPAFCDELETMIQDQLKKGKTPTSLLALQQIADFMTTSMPSMYPAAPQGGMAALNMSLGMVTPVNDLRGSDSISYDKGEKLLRCKLAACYRLTDLFGWSQLIYNHLTVRVNSDQDRFLIVPFGLLYSEVTASSLVKIDLRGEVVDRGSTNLGINQAGFNLHSAIYASRPDIKCIIHIHTSAGAAVSAMKCGLLPISPEALSLGEVTYHDYQGILVDDEEIALIQKNLGPKSKVLILRNHGLVTMGETIEEAYYYTHNLVNACEIQVRTLASAGGPDNLVMLDPGKYKSRPRVPEPAGEGSSAQPKWQVGEQEFEALMRMLDNLGYRTGYPYRCPALRDKGKKYSDVENAHSGYTYGEDSDSGARSPLKHSFQRGQHDKTRWLNAGSRPDEPYEDGPDGGSPKSKPKVWTNITHDHVKPLLQSLSSGVCVPSCITNCLWTKEDGMRQAAVANQFIPLNTNPKEVLEMRNKIREQNLQDIKTAGPQSQVLCVGSVGDRSFHQDVPLSDCTDAIDGLDAPEGSYSPARSIRKGELVTASKAIIEKEYQPKVIVSKQGPNPFNKLTDQELDEYRREVEQKQKGTEASDPTPLPTATDGGPEQGPSTLDLADEVFCDSPHKEFHCAVLRALSKEPVGAGHAPDQEQPEEEEEEEVKAKDPKAASTPPSTPVRAEEGDGNAKEYLLP, from the exons ATGAACGGCGACTCAGGTGCCGGCGTGGTGACGGCCCACCCTCTCGCCAGCGCCCCTCATAAGGAGCGCTACTTCGACCGGGTGGACGAGAGCAGCCCAGAGTACCAACGCGAGAGGAACATGGCGCCCGACCTGCGGCAGGACTTCAACATGATGGAGCAGAAGAAGCGGGTGTCTGTGATCCTGCAGAGCCCG GCGTTCTGCGATGAGCTGGAGACTATGATCCAGGATCAGCTGAAGAAGGGCAAGACGCCCACCAGCCTCTTGGCTCTGCAGCAGATCGCTGACTTTATGACGACCAGCATGCCTTCCATGTATCCCGCTGCACCACAGGGGGGCATGGCGGCACTCAACATGA GTTTGGGAATGGTGACTCCGGTGAATGATTTGCGTGGTTCGGACTCCATCTCATATGACAAAGGCGAGAAGCTGCTTCGTTGCAAACTGGCGGCGTGCTATCGGCTCACCGACTTGTTTGGCTGGTCGCAGCTCATCTACAATCATCTGACA GTTAGGGTGAACTCCGACCAGGACCGCTTCCTCATCGTCCCTTTTGGGCTCCTGTACAGTGAAGTCACTGCGTCCAGCCTT GTGAAGATAGACCTTCGAGGTGAGGTTGTGGACCGGGGAAGCACCAACCTCGGCATCAACCAGGCCGGCTTCAACCTCCACTCTGCCATCTACGCGTCCCGGCCTGACATCAAGTGCATTATCCATATACACACGTCTGCAGGGGCGGCC GTGTCGGCCATGAAATGCGGCCTGTTGCCCATCTCCCCAGAGGCTTTGTCCCTTGGAGAAGTGACCTACCATGACTACCAAGGCATACTGGTGGATGACGAAGAAATCGCACTCATCCAGAAGAACCTGGGCCCAAAAAGCAAG GTGCTCATCTTGAGGAACCATGGGTTGGTGACTATGGGTGAAACAATCGAGGAAGCTTACTATTACACCCACAACCTGGTCAACGCCTGTGAGATTCAG GTGCGAACACTGGCCAGCGCTGGAGGACCTGATAATTTGGTCATGCTCGACCCGGGAAAGTACAAGTCCCGTCCTCGTGTTCCCGAGCCTGCCGGCGAAGGCTCCTCCGCACAACCCAAGTGGCAAGTCGGGGAGCAAGAGTTTGAGGCTCTCATGAGAATGCTGGACAACCTG GGCTACAGGACCGGCTACCCTTACCGCTGTCCGGCACTGCGGGACAAAGGTAAAAAGTACAGTGACGTGGAGAACGCTCACTCTGGTTATACTTACGGGGAGGACAGTGACTCGGGCGCGCGCTCCCCGCTGAAACACAGCTTCCAGCGCGGCCAGCATGACAAGACCCGCTGGCTCAATGCCGGCTCTCGGCCCGACGAGCCCTACGAGGACGGGCCTGACGGTGGCAGCCCCAAGTCCAAGCCTAAGGTGTGGACGAACATAACACACGATCACGTGAAACCCTTGCTGCAGTCTCTCTCGTCCGGTGTCTGCGTGCCAAGCTGTATAACCAACTGCTTG TGGACTAAAGAAGACGGAATGCGACAAGCTGCTGTCGCCAATCAGTTCATCCCGTTGAACACCAATCCCAAAGAAGTCCTGGAGATGAGGAATAAG aTCCGTGAGCAGAATCTGCAGGACATTAAGACTGCAGGACCTCAGTCTCAGGTTCTGTGTGTTGGATCGGTGGGGGATCGCAGCTTTCACCAG GACGTCCCTCTGTCTGACTGTACAGACGCTATTGACGGCCTTGATGCCCCAGAGGGGTCCTATAGTCCTGCTAGATCAATTAGAAAG GGGGAGCTAGTGACCGCATCCAAGGCCATCATTGAAAAGGAGTACCAACCCAAGGTGATTGTCAGCAAGCAGGGCCCCAACCCCTTCAACAAGCTCACTGACCAGGAGCTGGATGAGTATCGCAGGGAAGTGGAGCAGAAACAGAAAGGCACCGAAG CCTCAGATCCCACTCCTCTGCCCACTGCAACCGACGGAGGCCCTGAGCAGGGCCCCTCGACCCTGGACCTTGCAGATGAGGTCTTCTGTGACTCCCCCCACAAGGAGTTCCACTGTGCCGTGCTGCGAGCCCTCAGCAAGGAGCCAGTAGGGGCAGGTCATGCTCCAG ATCAAGAGCaaccagaggaggaggaggaggaggaggtgaaggcTAAAGACCCAAAGGCCGCCTCTACACCCCCCAGCACCCCAGTTCGAGCAGAGGAAG GAGATGGAAATGCTAAAGAGTACctgttaccata A
- the add1 gene encoding alpha-adducin isoform X6, which translates to MNGDSGAGVVTAHPLASAPHKERYFDRVDESSPEYQRERNMAPDLRQDFNMMEQKKRVSVILQSPAFCDELETMIQDQLKKGKTPTSLLALQQIADFMTTSMPSMYPAAPQGGMAALNMSLGMVTPVNDLRGSDSISYDKGEKLLRCKLAACYRLTDLFGWSQLIYNHLTVRVNSDQDRFLIVPFGLLYSEVTASSLVKIDLRGEVVDRGSTNLGINQAGFNLHSAIYASRPDIKCIIHIHTSAGAAVSAMKCGLLPISPEALSLGEVTYHDYQGILVDDEEIALIQKNLGPKSKVLILRNHGLVTMGETIEEAYYYTHNLVNACEIQVRTLASAGGPDNLVMLDPGKYKSRPRVPEPAGEGSSAQPKWQVGEQEFEALMRMLDNLGYRTGYPYRCPALRDKGKKYSDVENAHSGYTYGEDSDSGARSPLKHSFQRGQHDKTRWLNAGSRPDEPYEDGPDGGSPKSKPKVWTNITHDHVKPLLQSLSSGVCVPSCITNCLWTKEDGMRQAAVANQFIPLNTNPKEVLEMRNKIREQNLQDIKTAGPQSQVLCVGSVGDRSFHQDVPLSDCTDAIDGLDAPEGSYSPARSIRKGELVTASKAIIEKEYQPKVIVSKQGPNPFNKLTDQELDEYRREVEQKQKGTEDQEQPEEEEEEEVKAKDPKAASTPPSTPVRAEEGDGNAKEYLLP; encoded by the exons ATGAACGGCGACTCAGGTGCCGGCGTGGTGACGGCCCACCCTCTCGCCAGCGCCCCTCATAAGGAGCGCTACTTCGACCGGGTGGACGAGAGCAGCCCAGAGTACCAACGCGAGAGGAACATGGCGCCCGACCTGCGGCAGGACTTCAACATGATGGAGCAGAAGAAGCGGGTGTCTGTGATCCTGCAGAGCCCG GCGTTCTGCGATGAGCTGGAGACTATGATCCAGGATCAGCTGAAGAAGGGCAAGACGCCCACCAGCCTCTTGGCTCTGCAGCAGATCGCTGACTTTATGACGACCAGCATGCCTTCCATGTATCCCGCTGCACCACAGGGGGGCATGGCGGCACTCAACATGA GTTTGGGAATGGTGACTCCGGTGAATGATTTGCGTGGTTCGGACTCCATCTCATATGACAAAGGCGAGAAGCTGCTTCGTTGCAAACTGGCGGCGTGCTATCGGCTCACCGACTTGTTTGGCTGGTCGCAGCTCATCTACAATCATCTGACA GTTAGGGTGAACTCCGACCAGGACCGCTTCCTCATCGTCCCTTTTGGGCTCCTGTACAGTGAAGTCACTGCGTCCAGCCTT GTGAAGATAGACCTTCGAGGTGAGGTTGTGGACCGGGGAAGCACCAACCTCGGCATCAACCAGGCCGGCTTCAACCTCCACTCTGCCATCTACGCGTCCCGGCCTGACATCAAGTGCATTATCCATATACACACGTCTGCAGGGGCGGCC GTGTCGGCCATGAAATGCGGCCTGTTGCCCATCTCCCCAGAGGCTTTGTCCCTTGGAGAAGTGACCTACCATGACTACCAAGGCATACTGGTGGATGACGAAGAAATCGCACTCATCCAGAAGAACCTGGGCCCAAAAAGCAAG GTGCTCATCTTGAGGAACCATGGGTTGGTGACTATGGGTGAAACAATCGAGGAAGCTTACTATTACACCCACAACCTGGTCAACGCCTGTGAGATTCAG GTGCGAACACTGGCCAGCGCTGGAGGACCTGATAATTTGGTCATGCTCGACCCGGGAAAGTACAAGTCCCGTCCTCGTGTTCCCGAGCCTGCCGGCGAAGGCTCCTCCGCACAACCCAAGTGGCAAGTCGGGGAGCAAGAGTTTGAGGCTCTCATGAGAATGCTGGACAACCTG GGCTACAGGACCGGCTACCCTTACCGCTGTCCGGCACTGCGGGACAAAGGTAAAAAGTACAGTGACGTGGAGAACGCTCACTCTGGTTATACTTACGGGGAGGACAGTGACTCGGGCGCGCGCTCCCCGCTGAAACACAGCTTCCAGCGCGGCCAGCATGACAAGACCCGCTGGCTCAATGCCGGCTCTCGGCCCGACGAGCCCTACGAGGACGGGCCTGACGGTGGCAGCCCCAAGTCCAAGCCTAAGGTGTGGACGAACATAACACACGATCACGTGAAACCCTTGCTGCAGTCTCTCTCGTCCGGTGTCTGCGTGCCAAGCTGTATAACCAACTGCTTG TGGACTAAAGAAGACGGAATGCGACAAGCTGCTGTCGCCAATCAGTTCATCCCGTTGAACACCAATCCCAAAGAAGTCCTGGAGATGAGGAATAAG aTCCGTGAGCAGAATCTGCAGGACATTAAGACTGCAGGACCTCAGTCTCAGGTTCTGTGTGTTGGATCGGTGGGGGATCGCAGCTTTCACCAG GACGTCCCTCTGTCTGACTGTACAGACGCTATTGACGGCCTTGATGCCCCAGAGGGGTCCTATAGTCCTGCTAGATCAATTAGAAAG GGGGAGCTAGTGACCGCATCCAAGGCCATCATTGAAAAGGAGTACCAACCCAAGGTGATTGTCAGCAAGCAGGGCCCCAACCCCTTCAACAAGCTCACTGACCAGGAGCTGGATGAGTATCGCAGGGAAGTGGAGCAGAAACAGAAAGGCACCGAAG ATCAAGAGCaaccagaggaggaggaggaggaggaggtgaaggcTAAAGACCCAAAGGCCGCCTCTACACCCCCCAGCACCCCAGTTCGAGCAGAGGAAG GAGATGGAAATGCTAAAGAGTACctgttaccata A
- the add1 gene encoding alpha-adducin isoform X10, whose protein sequence is MNGDSGAGVVTAHPLASAPHKERYFDRVDESSPEYQRERNMAPDLRQDFNMMEQKKRVSVILQSPAFCDELETMIQDQLKKGKTPTSLLALQQIADFMTTSMPSMYPAAPQGGMAALNMSLGMVTPVNDLRGSDSISYDKGEKLLRCKLAACYRLTDLFGWSQLIYNHLTVRVNSDQDRFLIVPFGLLYSEVTASSLVKIDLRGEVVDRGSTNLGINQAGFNLHSAIYASRPDIKCIIHIHTSAGAAVSAMKCGLLPISPEALSLGEVTYHDYQGILVDDEEIALIQKNLGPKSKVLILRNHGLVTMGETIEEAYYYTHNLVNACEIQVRTLASAGGPDNLVMLDPGKYKSRPRVPEPAGEGSSAQPKWQVGEQEFEALMRMLDNLGYRTGYPYRCPALRDKGKKYSDVENAHSGYTYGEDSDSGARSPLKHSFQRGQHDKTRWLNAGSRPDEPYEDGPDGGSPKSKPKWTKEDGMRQAAVANQFIPLNTNPKEVLEMRNKIREQNLQDIKTAGPQSQVLCVGSVGDRSFHQDVPLSDCTDAIDGLDAPEGSYSPARSIRKGELVTASKAIIEKEYQPKVIVSKQGPNPFNKLTDQELDEYRREVEQKQKGTEASDPTPLPTATDGGPEQGPSTLDLADEVFCDSPHKEFHCAVLRALSKEPVGAGHAPDQEQPEEEEEEEVKAKDPKAASTPPSTPVRAEEGDGNAKEYLLP, encoded by the exons ATGAACGGCGACTCAGGTGCCGGCGTGGTGACGGCCCACCCTCTCGCCAGCGCCCCTCATAAGGAGCGCTACTTCGACCGGGTGGACGAGAGCAGCCCAGAGTACCAACGCGAGAGGAACATGGCGCCCGACCTGCGGCAGGACTTCAACATGATGGAGCAGAAGAAGCGGGTGTCTGTGATCCTGCAGAGCCCG GCGTTCTGCGATGAGCTGGAGACTATGATCCAGGATCAGCTGAAGAAGGGCAAGACGCCCACCAGCCTCTTGGCTCTGCAGCAGATCGCTGACTTTATGACGACCAGCATGCCTTCCATGTATCCCGCTGCACCACAGGGGGGCATGGCGGCACTCAACATGA GTTTGGGAATGGTGACTCCGGTGAATGATTTGCGTGGTTCGGACTCCATCTCATATGACAAAGGCGAGAAGCTGCTTCGTTGCAAACTGGCGGCGTGCTATCGGCTCACCGACTTGTTTGGCTGGTCGCAGCTCATCTACAATCATCTGACA GTTAGGGTGAACTCCGACCAGGACCGCTTCCTCATCGTCCCTTTTGGGCTCCTGTACAGTGAAGTCACTGCGTCCAGCCTT GTGAAGATAGACCTTCGAGGTGAGGTTGTGGACCGGGGAAGCACCAACCTCGGCATCAACCAGGCCGGCTTCAACCTCCACTCTGCCATCTACGCGTCCCGGCCTGACATCAAGTGCATTATCCATATACACACGTCTGCAGGGGCGGCC GTGTCGGCCATGAAATGCGGCCTGTTGCCCATCTCCCCAGAGGCTTTGTCCCTTGGAGAAGTGACCTACCATGACTACCAAGGCATACTGGTGGATGACGAAGAAATCGCACTCATCCAGAAGAACCTGGGCCCAAAAAGCAAG GTGCTCATCTTGAGGAACCATGGGTTGGTGACTATGGGTGAAACAATCGAGGAAGCTTACTATTACACCCACAACCTGGTCAACGCCTGTGAGATTCAG GTGCGAACACTGGCCAGCGCTGGAGGACCTGATAATTTGGTCATGCTCGACCCGGGAAAGTACAAGTCCCGTCCTCGTGTTCCCGAGCCTGCCGGCGAAGGCTCCTCCGCACAACCCAAGTGGCAAGTCGGGGAGCAAGAGTTTGAGGCTCTCATGAGAATGCTGGACAACCTG GGCTACAGGACCGGCTACCCTTACCGCTGTCCGGCACTGCGGGACAAAGGTAAAAAGTACAGTGACGTGGAGAACGCTCACTCTGGTTATACTTACGGGGAGGACAGTGACTCGGGCGCGCGCTCCCCGCTGAAACACAGCTTCCAGCGCGGCCAGCATGACAAGACCCGCTGGCTCAATGCCGGCTCTCGGCCCGACGAGCCCTACGAGGACGGGCCTGACGGTGGCAGCCCCAAGTCCAAGCCTAAG TGGACTAAAGAAGACGGAATGCGACAAGCTGCTGTCGCCAATCAGTTCATCCCGTTGAACACCAATCCCAAAGAAGTCCTGGAGATGAGGAATAAG aTCCGTGAGCAGAATCTGCAGGACATTAAGACTGCAGGACCTCAGTCTCAGGTTCTGTGTGTTGGATCGGTGGGGGATCGCAGCTTTCACCAG GACGTCCCTCTGTCTGACTGTACAGACGCTATTGACGGCCTTGATGCCCCAGAGGGGTCCTATAGTCCTGCTAGATCAATTAGAAAG GGGGAGCTAGTGACCGCATCCAAGGCCATCATTGAAAAGGAGTACCAACCCAAGGTGATTGTCAGCAAGCAGGGCCCCAACCCCTTCAACAAGCTCACTGACCAGGAGCTGGATGAGTATCGCAGGGAAGTGGAGCAGAAACAGAAAGGCACCGAAG CCTCAGATCCCACTCCTCTGCCCACTGCAACCGACGGAGGCCCTGAGCAGGGCCCCTCGACCCTGGACCTTGCAGATGAGGTCTTCTGTGACTCCCCCCACAAGGAGTTCCACTGTGCCGTGCTGCGAGCCCTCAGCAAGGAGCCAGTAGGGGCAGGTCATGCTCCAG ATCAAGAGCaaccagaggaggaggaggaggaggaggtgaaggcTAAAGACCCAAAGGCCGCCTCTACACCCCCCAGCACCCCAGTTCGAGCAGAGGAAG GAGATGGAAATGCTAAAGAGTACctgttaccatag
- the add1 gene encoding alpha-adducin isoform X11, giving the protein MNGDSGAGVVTAHPLASAPHKERYFDRVDESSPEYQRERNMAPDLRQDFNMMEQKKRVSVILQSPAFCDELETMIQDQLKKGKTPTSLLALQQIADFMTTSMPSMYPAAPQGGMAALNMSLGMVTPVNDLRGSDSISYDKGEKLLRCKLAACYRLTDLFGWSQLIYNHLTVRVNSDQDRFLIVPFGLLYSEVTASSLVKIDLRGEVVDRGSTNLGINQAGFNLHSAIYASRPDIKCIIHIHTSAGAAVSAMKCGLLPISPEALSLGEVTYHDYQGILVDDEEIALIQKNLGPKSKVLILRNHGLVTMGETIEEAYYYTHNLVNACEIQVRTLASAGGPDNLVMLDPGKYKSRPRVPEPAGEGSSAQPKWQVGEQEFEALMRMLDNLGYRTGYPYRCPALRDKGKKYSDVENAHSGYTYGEDSDSGARSPLKHSFQRGQHDKTRWLNAGSRPDEPYEDGPDGGSPKSKPKWTKEDGMRQAAVANQFIPLNTNPKEVLEMRNKIREQNLQDIKTAGPQSQVLCVGSVGDRSFHQGELVTASKAIIEKEYQPKVIVSKQGPNPFNKLTDQELDEYRREVEQKQKGTEASDPTPLPTATDGGPEQGPSTLDLADEVFCDSPHKEFHCAVLRALSKEPVGAGHAPDQEQPEEEEEEEVKAKDPKAASTPPSTPVRAEEGDGNAKEYLLP; this is encoded by the exons ATGAACGGCGACTCAGGTGCCGGCGTGGTGACGGCCCACCCTCTCGCCAGCGCCCCTCATAAGGAGCGCTACTTCGACCGGGTGGACGAGAGCAGCCCAGAGTACCAACGCGAGAGGAACATGGCGCCCGACCTGCGGCAGGACTTCAACATGATGGAGCAGAAGAAGCGGGTGTCTGTGATCCTGCAGAGCCCG GCGTTCTGCGATGAGCTGGAGACTATGATCCAGGATCAGCTGAAGAAGGGCAAGACGCCCACCAGCCTCTTGGCTCTGCAGCAGATCGCTGACTTTATGACGACCAGCATGCCTTCCATGTATCCCGCTGCACCACAGGGGGGCATGGCGGCACTCAACATGA GTTTGGGAATGGTGACTCCGGTGAATGATTTGCGTGGTTCGGACTCCATCTCATATGACAAAGGCGAGAAGCTGCTTCGTTGCAAACTGGCGGCGTGCTATCGGCTCACCGACTTGTTTGGCTGGTCGCAGCTCATCTACAATCATCTGACA GTTAGGGTGAACTCCGACCAGGACCGCTTCCTCATCGTCCCTTTTGGGCTCCTGTACAGTGAAGTCACTGCGTCCAGCCTT GTGAAGATAGACCTTCGAGGTGAGGTTGTGGACCGGGGAAGCACCAACCTCGGCATCAACCAGGCCGGCTTCAACCTCCACTCTGCCATCTACGCGTCCCGGCCTGACATCAAGTGCATTATCCATATACACACGTCTGCAGGGGCGGCC GTGTCGGCCATGAAATGCGGCCTGTTGCCCATCTCCCCAGAGGCTTTGTCCCTTGGAGAAGTGACCTACCATGACTACCAAGGCATACTGGTGGATGACGAAGAAATCGCACTCATCCAGAAGAACCTGGGCCCAAAAAGCAAG GTGCTCATCTTGAGGAACCATGGGTTGGTGACTATGGGTGAAACAATCGAGGAAGCTTACTATTACACCCACAACCTGGTCAACGCCTGTGAGATTCAG GTGCGAACACTGGCCAGCGCTGGAGGACCTGATAATTTGGTCATGCTCGACCCGGGAAAGTACAAGTCCCGTCCTCGTGTTCCCGAGCCTGCCGGCGAAGGCTCCTCCGCACAACCCAAGTGGCAAGTCGGGGAGCAAGAGTTTGAGGCTCTCATGAGAATGCTGGACAACCTG GGCTACAGGACCGGCTACCCTTACCGCTGTCCGGCACTGCGGGACAAAGGTAAAAAGTACAGTGACGTGGAGAACGCTCACTCTGGTTATACTTACGGGGAGGACAGTGACTCGGGCGCGCGCTCCCCGCTGAAACACAGCTTCCAGCGCGGCCAGCATGACAAGACCCGCTGGCTCAATGCCGGCTCTCGGCCCGACGAGCCCTACGAGGACGGGCCTGACGGTGGCAGCCCCAAGTCCAAGCCTAAG TGGACTAAAGAAGACGGAATGCGACAAGCTGCTGTCGCCAATCAGTTCATCCCGTTGAACACCAATCCCAAAGAAGTCCTGGAGATGAGGAATAAG aTCCGTGAGCAGAATCTGCAGGACATTAAGACTGCAGGACCTCAGTCTCAGGTTCTGTGTGTTGGATCGGTGGGGGATCGCAGCTTTCACCAG GGGGAGCTAGTGACCGCATCCAAGGCCATCATTGAAAAGGAGTACCAACCCAAGGTGATTGTCAGCAAGCAGGGCCCCAACCCCTTCAACAAGCTCACTGACCAGGAGCTGGATGAGTATCGCAGGGAAGTGGAGCAGAAACAGAAAGGCACCGAAG CCTCAGATCCCACTCCTCTGCCCACTGCAACCGACGGAGGCCCTGAGCAGGGCCCCTCGACCCTGGACCTTGCAGATGAGGTCTTCTGTGACTCCCCCCACAAGGAGTTCCACTGTGCCGTGCTGCGAGCCCTCAGCAAGGAGCCAGTAGGGGCAGGTCATGCTCCAG ATCAAGAGCaaccagaggaggaggaggaggaggaggtgaaggcTAAAGACCCAAAGGCCGCCTCTACACCCCCCAGCACCCCAGTTCGAGCAGAGGAAG GAGATGGAAATGCTAAAGAGTACctgttaccatag
- the add1 gene encoding alpha-adducin isoform X4, with amino-acid sequence MNGDSGAGVVTAHPLASAPHKERYFDRVDESSPEYQRERNMAPDLRQDFNMMEQKKRVSVILQSPAFCDELETMIQDQLKKGKTPTSLLALQQIADFMTTSMPSMYPAAPQGGMAALNMSLGMVTPVNDLRGSDSISYDKGEKLLRCKLAACYRLTDLFGWSQLIYNHLTVRVNSDQDRFLIVPFGLLYSEVTASSLVKIDLRGEVVDRGSTNLGINQAGFNLHSAIYASRPDIKCIIHIHTSAGAAVSAMKCGLLPISPEALSLGEVTYHDYQGILVDDEEIALIQKNLGPKSKVLILRNHGLVTMGETIEEAYYYTHNLVNACEIQVRTLASAGGPDNLVMLDPGKYKSRPRVPEPAGEGSSAQPKWQVGEQEFEALMRMLDNLGYRTGYPYRCPALRDKGKKYSDVENAHSGYTYGEDSDSGARSPLKHSFQRGQHDKTRWLNAGSRPDEPYEDGPDGGSPKSKPKVWTNITHDHVKPLLQSLSSGVCVPSCITNCLWTKEDGMRQAAVANQFIPLNTNPKEVLEMRNKIREQNLQDIKTAGPQSQVLCVGSVGDRSFHQDVPLSDCTDAIDGLDAPEGSYSPARSIRKGELVTASKAIIEKEYQPKVIVSKQGPNPFNKLTDQELDEYRREVEQKQKGTEASDPTPLPTATDGGPEQGPSTLDLADEVFCDSPHKEFHCAVLRALSKEPVGAGHAPDQEQPEEEEEEEVKAKDPKAASTPPSTPVRAEEGDGNAKEYLLP; translated from the exons ATGAACGGCGACTCAGGTGCCGGCGTGGTGACGGCCCACCCTCTCGCCAGCGCCCCTCATAAGGAGCGCTACTTCGACCGGGTGGACGAGAGCAGCCCAGAGTACCAACGCGAGAGGAACATGGCGCCCGACCTGCGGCAGGACTTCAACATGATGGAGCAGAAGAAGCGGGTGTCTGTGATCCTGCAGAGCCCG GCGTTCTGCGATGAGCTGGAGACTATGATCCAGGATCAGCTGAAGAAGGGCAAGACGCCCACCAGCCTCTTGGCTCTGCAGCAGATCGCTGACTTTATGACGACCAGCATGCCTTCCATGTATCCCGCTGCACCACAGGGGGGCATGGCGGCACTCAACATGA GTTTGGGAATGGTGACTCCGGTGAATGATTTGCGTGGTTCGGACTCCATCTCATATGACAAAGGCGAGAAGCTGCTTCGTTGCAAACTGGCGGCGTGCTATCGGCTCACCGACTTGTTTGGCTGGTCGCAGCTCATCTACAATCATCTGACA GTTAGGGTGAACTCCGACCAGGACCGCTTCCTCATCGTCCCTTTTGGGCTCCTGTACAGTGAAGTCACTGCGTCCAGCCTT GTGAAGATAGACCTTCGAGGTGAGGTTGTGGACCGGGGAAGCACCAACCTCGGCATCAACCAGGCCGGCTTCAACCTCCACTCTGCCATCTACGCGTCCCGGCCTGACATCAAGTGCATTATCCATATACACACGTCTGCAGGGGCGGCC GTGTCGGCCATGAAATGCGGCCTGTTGCCCATCTCCCCAGAGGCTTTGTCCCTTGGAGAAGTGACCTACCATGACTACCAAGGCATACTGGTGGATGACGAAGAAATCGCACTCATCCAGAAGAACCTGGGCCCAAAAAGCAAG GTGCTCATCTTGAGGAACCATGGGTTGGTGACTATGGGTGAAACAATCGAGGAAGCTTACTATTACACCCACAACCTGGTCAACGCCTGTGAGATTCAG GTGCGAACACTGGCCAGCGCTGGAGGACCTGATAATTTGGTCATGCTCGACCCGGGAAAGTACAAGTCCCGTCCTCGTGTTCCCGAGCCTGCCGGCGAAGGCTCCTCCGCACAACCCAAGTGGCAAGTCGGGGAGCAAGAGTTTGAGGCTCTCATGAGAATGCTGGACAACCTG GGCTACAGGACCGGCTACCCTTACCGCTGTCCGGCACTGCGGGACAAAGGTAAAAAGTACAGTGACGTGGAGAACGCTCACTCTGGTTATACTTACGGGGAGGACAGTGACTCGGGCGCGCGCTCCCCGCTGAAACACAGCTTCCAGCGCGGCCAGCATGACAAGACCCGCTGGCTCAATGCCGGCTCTCGGCCCGACGAGCCCTACGAGGACGGGCCTGACGGTGGCAGCCCCAAGTCCAAGCCTAAGGTGTGGACGAACATAACACACGATCACGTGAAACCCTTGCTGCAGTCTCTCTCGTCCGGTGTCTGCGTGCCAAGCTGTATAACCAACTGCTTG TGGACTAAAGAAGACGGAATGCGACAAGCTGCTGTCGCCAATCAGTTCATCCCGTTGAACACCAATCCCAAAGAAGTCCTGGAGATGAGGAATAAG aTCCGTGAGCAGAATCTGCAGGACATTAAGACTGCAGGACCTCAGTCTCAGGTTCTGTGTGTTGGATCGGTGGGGGATCGCAGCTTTCACCAG GACGTCCCTCTGTCTGACTGTACAGACGCTATTGACGGCCTTGATGCCCCAGAGGGGTCCTATAGTCCTGCTAGATCAATTAGAAAG GGGGAGCTAGTGACCGCATCCAAGGCCATCATTGAAAAGGAGTACCAACCCAAGGTGATTGTCAGCAAGCAGGGCCCCAACCCCTTCAACAAGCTCACTGACCAGGAGCTGGATGAGTATCGCAGGGAAGTGGAGCAGAAACAGAAAGGCACCGAAG CCTCAGATCCCACTCCTCTGCCCACTGCAACCGACGGAGGCCCTGAGCAGGGCCCCTCGACCCTGGACCTTGCAGATGAGGTCTTCTGTGACTCCCCCCACAAGGAGTTCCACTGTGCCGTGCTGCGAGCCCTCAGCAAGGAGCCAGTAGGGGCAGGTCATGCTCCAG ATCAAGAGCaaccagaggaggaggaggaggaggaggtgaaggcTAAAGACCCAAAGGCCGCCTCTACACCCCCCAGCACCCCAGTTCGAGCAGAGGAAG GAGATGGAAATGCTAAAGAGTACctgttaccatag